In the Stigmatella erecta genome, one interval contains:
- a CDS encoding DUF938 domain-containing protein, which yields MKRQAPATERNREPLLAVLREVLPPQGTLLEVASGTGQHAVFFAQAFPGLSWQPTDADSDALESIAAWRNEAALPNLREPLRLDATADTWPVDFADAILCVNMIHISPWSACQGLLRGAARLLPPGGRLVFYGPFFVEGRPTAPSNLAFDASLRERDPAWGVRELGTVTREALPHGLLHERSVGMPSNNLTVVFRKQAPTPTPRG from the coding sequence ATGAAACGCCAGGCCCCCGCCACCGAGCGCAACCGTGAGCCCCTCCTCGCCGTGCTGCGCGAGGTGCTGCCCCCGCAGGGCACCTTGCTGGAGGTGGCCAGCGGCACCGGGCAGCATGCCGTCTTCTTCGCCCAGGCCTTCCCGGGGCTCTCCTGGCAGCCCACGGATGCGGACTCGGATGCGCTGGAGAGCATCGCGGCCTGGCGCAACGAGGCGGCCCTGCCCAATCTCCGGGAGCCCCTGCGGCTCGATGCCACCGCGGACACCTGGCCCGTGGACTTCGCGGACGCCATCCTCTGCGTCAACATGATCCACATCTCCCCGTGGAGCGCCTGCCAGGGCCTCCTCCGGGGAGCCGCCCGCCTCCTGCCTCCCGGCGGACGGCTCGTCTTCTACGGCCCCTTCTTCGTCGAGGGCCGTCCCACCGCGCCCAGCAACCTCGCCTTCGATGCCTCGCTGCGCGAGCGGGACCCGGCGTGGGGTGTGCGCGAGCTGGGCACCGTCACCCGGGAGGCGCTCCCGCACGGCCTCCTTCACGAGCGCAGCGTCGGGATGCCCAGCAACAACCTCACCGTGGTCTTCCGCAAGCAGGCCCCCACGCCAACGCCCCGAGGCTAA
- a CDS encoding peptidoglycan-binding domain-containing protein yields the protein MASLQDKLRSAGFDPGRSDGVFGPRTERAVRDFQRSQGLQADGIVGRRTSGALNGADRMEGGRPAAGGVNGTARLNNQPDGRGMTTGSITVNGNTYQFNSGSGRLFSTPQGEYRVTAHRNSRSENAFVRDGVGFSFRMEDARRPNSDAMYDARAGRDRTALRIHPDGGARGTAGCIGVVGDAATMRQFRDDMNAELRRNGGSYTLRVQ from the coding sequence GTGGCCTCGCTCCAGGACAAGCTCCGCTCCGCGGGCTTCGACCCGGGCCGCAGCGATGGCGTGTTCGGCCCGCGCACGGAGCGCGCGGTGCGCGACTTCCAGCGCTCGCAGGGGCTGCAGGCCGACGGCATCGTGGGCCGCCGGACGTCCGGGGCGCTCAACGGCGCCGACCGCATGGAGGGGGGCCGTCCCGCCGCCGGGGGCGTCAACGGCACGGCGCGCCTCAACAACCAGCCTGACGGCCGCGGCATGACCACCGGCTCCATCACGGTGAACGGCAACACGTACCAGTTCAACTCCGGCTCGGGCCGGCTCTTCTCGACGCCGCAGGGCGAATACCGGGTGACGGCGCACCGCAACAGCCGCTCCGAGAACGCCTTCGTGCGCGACGGCGTCGGCTTCAGCTTCCGCATGGAGGACGCGCGCCGTCCCAACTCCGACGCCATGTACGACGCGCGCGCGGGCCGTGACCGCACGGCGCTGCGCATCCACCCGGACGGTGGCGCGCGGGGCACCGCGGGTTGCATCGGCGTCGTCGGGGATGCGGCGACGATGCGTCAGTTCCGCGACGACATGAACGCGGAGCTGCGCCGCAACGGCGGCTCGTACACGCTCCGCGTGCAGTAG